A window of Verrucomicrobiota bacterium contains these coding sequences:
- a CDS encoding tetratricopeptide repeat protein has translation MPTWVRVPVMGIAFIGRWLSRFRKLDRFTGAGTEVQEPGEAEVLFSLGDTFADEDSKTHDPARALECYEKAASLGHAGAQCRLGVLYGQGGGSGQDEELALQWLCKAANQGHAEAQYHLGVRQTRASRVPQADTSECRAEAFKWLELATAQHFTGAEMARDFVAMQMTRKEIVEGGRRAVCFALAMAKVIKPLAQ, from the coding sequence ATGCCAACTTGGGTTAGAGTACCAGTGATGGGCATCGCGTTTATTGGCCGTTGGCTAAGCCGCTTCAGGAAGCTTGACAGGTTTACCGGTGCGGGCACAGAGGTTCAGGAACCGGGCGAGGCGGAGGTGCTGTTCAGCCTCGGGGACACGTTTGCCGATGAGGACAGCAAAACCCATGACCCTGCGCGTGCGCTGGAGTGCTATGAAAAAGCCGCCAGCCTCGGTCATGCCGGGGCGCAATGCCGCTTGGGTGTCTTATACGGTCAGGGTGGCGGGAGCGGGCAGGACGAGGAACTGGCTTTGCAGTGGCTGTGCAAGGCGGCGAATCAAGGCCACGCGGAAGCGCAATACCATTTGGGCGTGCGGCAAACCCGGGCCAGCCGGGTGCCGCAGGCTGATACGTCAGAATGCCGGGCCGAGGCCTTTAAATGGCTTGAGCTGGCCACTGCGCAGCATTTTACCGGCGCTGAAATGGCGCGGGACTTTGTCGCAATGCAGATGACCCGGAAAGAAATTGTGGAGGGCGGACGTAGGGCGGTGTGCTTCGCTTTGGCCATGGCCAAAGTGATCAAGCCCCTTGCCCAATAG
- the rnr gene encoding ribonuclease R, with amino-acid sequence MYDLILKLLQRKNYSPSNVPELLRALELRPNQQQELQQVLSDLERNGQVVRTKGNRYIQAREADLVPGVIQINRQGKGFLQPDEPGLPEIVVIESATGTAMHGDRVLVRRDVKPQGLRSAPAEELTGAVVRILERKRTQIVGTLQQSRQFLFVIPDDPRIPHDIYVTPPRDLGRPANPGDKVVVEMVAWESRHTNPEGELIEILGPPDAEGVDMLSVLRQYQLPLHFPKPVLQEADAIAATGVPRGDELKGRVDCRAHQVITIDPDDAKDFDDAICLERVNGDRVKLWVHIADVSHYVKPGSALDVEARKRGNSTYLVDRVIPMLPEALSNELCSLKPGVDRLTKCVEFLLTNDGAVLQTRFYPAIIHSKRRYTYQEVFALLQQPPADPLAQQLHQAHALAQRIRRARFKAGSLDLDFPENKIRLDAQGRVLRIERVENDHSHQLIEEYMLLANEAVATRLLQLRRPAPHRVHEAPAERRLRDYREEVLSHRIPCGNLNHRTEVQKLLQRLSTLPIGPALKIGFLRSLMRARYAIEPLGHYGLSKAKYAHFTSPIRRYADLAVHRALFDTHQESPRTLKEVANHLSETERNSSDAERDSKEVKLFAFLESQLKVGPRHTYDALVTDVRNFGFFVSVTDLGMSGLVHLSSLTDDFFVFEPERSHLIGRRSRRVIQLGDRVVVQIFKVDRFKKQVDFELVKRPAPKAAAGAGRKRFPERGSFQTTSHGKSRFRTG; translated from the coding sequence ATGTACGACCTGATTTTAAAATTGCTTCAGCGCAAAAACTATTCCCCTTCCAACGTGCCCGAACTGCTGCGGGCGCTGGAATTACGCCCCAACCAACAGCAGGAACTGCAGCAGGTGCTGAGCGACCTCGAACGCAACGGCCAGGTGGTGCGCACCAAGGGCAACCGCTACATCCAGGCCCGCGAAGCCGACCTCGTGCCGGGCGTGATCCAGATCAACCGCCAGGGCAAAGGGTTCCTCCAGCCGGACGAGCCGGGCCTGCCGGAGATCGTCGTGATCGAGAGTGCCACCGGCACCGCCATGCACGGCGACCGCGTATTGGTGCGGCGCGACGTGAAGCCACAGGGGCTGCGTTCCGCCCCGGCCGAAGAACTCACGGGCGCGGTGGTGCGCATCCTGGAGCGCAAGCGCACCCAGATCGTCGGCACCTTGCAGCAAAGCCGCCAGTTCCTGTTTGTGATTCCCGATGACCCGCGCATCCCGCACGACATTTATGTGACGCCGCCGCGCGATCTCGGTCGTCCGGCCAATCCCGGCGACAAAGTCGTGGTCGAGATGGTGGCCTGGGAATCCCGCCACACCAACCCCGAAGGTGAACTCATCGAAATCCTGGGGCCGCCGGACGCGGAGGGGGTGGACATGCTTTCCGTCCTGCGCCAGTACCAACTGCCGCTGCACTTTCCCAAGCCGGTGCTGCAAGAGGCCGACGCCATCGCCGCCACCGGGGTGCCCCGGGGCGACGAACTGAAGGGCCGCGTGGATTGCCGCGCGCACCAAGTCATCACCATTGACCCGGATGACGCGAAAGACTTTGACGACGCCATCTGCTTGGAGCGGGTCAACGGGGATCGCGTCAAGCTGTGGGTGCACATCGCCGATGTTTCGCATTACGTCAAGCCGGGCAGTGCGCTCGATGTCGAGGCGCGCAAGCGCGGCAATTCCACCTACCTGGTGGATCGCGTTATCCCGATGTTGCCCGAGGCGCTCAGCAACGAGCTTTGCTCGCTCAAACCGGGCGTGGACCGCCTGACCAAGTGCGTCGAGTTCCTGCTCACGAACGACGGAGCCGTGCTCCAGACCCGCTTTTACCCGGCGATCATTCATTCCAAGCGCCGCTACACCTACCAGGAAGTTTTCGCGCTGCTCCAGCAGCCGCCCGCCGACCCGCTCGCCCAGCAACTGCACCAGGCGCATGCGCTGGCGCAACGCATCCGCCGCGCCCGCTTCAAGGCCGGTTCACTGGACCTGGATTTCCCGGAAAATAAAATCCGACTGGACGCGCAGGGGCGCGTGCTGCGGATTGAGCGGGTGGAGAACGATCATTCGCACCAGCTCATTGAGGAATACATGCTGCTGGCCAACGAGGCGGTCGCCACGCGTCTGCTGCAACTGCGCCGGCCCGCCCCCCACCGCGTGCATGAGGCCCCGGCCGAGCGCCGCCTGCGGGATTACCGCGAGGAAGTGCTGAGCCACCGGATCCCCTGCGGCAACCTGAACCATCGCACCGAGGTGCAGAAGCTCCTGCAACGACTCTCCACGCTGCCCATCGGCCCGGCGCTGAAGATCGGTTTCCTGCGCTCGCTCATGCGCGCCCGCTACGCCATCGAGCCGCTGGGGCACTACGGCTTGAGCAAGGCCAAGTACGCCCATTTCACCTCGCCGATCCGCCGCTACGCCGATCTCGCGGTCCACCGCGCCCTCTTCGATACGCATCAGGAATCGCCCCGCACGCTGAAAGAAGTGGCCAATCACCTTTCCGAGACCGAGCGCAATTCGTCGGACGCCGAGCGGGACAGCAAAGAGGTCAAGCTCTTCGCCTTTCTGGAATCCCAGCTCAAGGTGGGGCCGCGCCACACCTATGACGCGCTGGTCACGGACGTACGCAACTTCGGGTTCTTCGTTTCCGTGACGGACCTGGGCATGAGCGGCCTGGTACACCTCTCCTCGCTCACAGATGATTTCTTTGTGTTCGAGCCAGAGCGCAGCCATCTCATTGGCCGACGCTCCCGACGCGTAATTCAACTGGGCGACCGCGTGGTGGTGCAGATCTTCAAGGTGGACCGCTTCAAGAAGCAGGTGGATTTTGAACTCGTCAAGCGTCCCGCGCCCAAAGCCGCCGCTGGAGCGGGCCGGAAGCGCTTCCCGGAGCGCGGATCTTTTCAAACAACGTCGCACGGAAAATCGCGATTCAGAACCGGATAA
- a CDS encoding type II toxin-antitoxin system VapC family toxin produces MKTYADTSVLFSLYATDANSPKADAGRKVTPVPLPFTVFHRLELRNAMSLAVFQQRITPIEAQLSWQEVENDLIAGLLVPCHGPWHRIFQAAEQMAQNHTAVVGCRTLDIIHVASASVLGSTDFCTLDQRQLDLGRRLGLTVVYP; encoded by the coding sequence GTGAAAACATACGCCGACACCAGCGTTTTATTTTCTCTCTATGCCACCGACGCAAACTCGCCCAAGGCGGATGCGGGGCGCAAAGTCACTCCGGTCCCGCTGCCTTTCACTGTGTTTCACCGGCTCGAACTCCGTAACGCGATGAGTCTCGCGGTTTTCCAGCAACGGATTACCCCCATCGAAGCACAACTGAGCTGGCAGGAAGTGGAGAACGACTTGATTGCCGGCCTGCTGGTTCCATGTCATGGGCCGTGGCATCGTATCTTTCAAGCAGCCGAACAGATGGCACAGAATCATACAGCAGTCGTAGGCTGTCGGACTTTGGACATTATTCACGTTGCCTCTGCCTCGGTTCTGGGCTCCACGGATTTCTGTACTTTGGACCAGCGCCAACTTGATCTGGGACGCCGACTGGGGCTCACGGTGGTCTATCCATAA
- the nifS gene encoding cysteine desulfurase NifS, with protein MDKKVYYFDNNATTRVAPEVVQAMVPFLSEYWGNPSSAYSFGSLVHKHVEEARAQVAALINADPKEVVFTSCGTESNNAAIHSALITQPDKKHVLTTAVEHSANINFGEYLRKRGYDVTFLPVESDGSLDLNQLEKSIRPDTAIVSVMYANNETGVVFPIAEIAKICQHKKVLFHTDAVQTPGKLKLDVKELGVDFLSLSAHKLHAPKGIGLLYVKRRIKFQPYIIGGHQERGRRGGTENVANIIAFGKAAELAMASLEDENTRVRALRDRLEQTILATIPHTYRNGPKEPRLPNTTNIAFDFVEAEAVLMLLDQAGICASSGSACTTGSLDPSHVLTAMGLNPMRARGSVRFSLGVYNTAEDVDYLLQQLPKIIKKLRDISPLNPEHPDNEQYDIGAARVKHESDLAKAIGAE; from the coding sequence ATGGATAAAAAGGTTTATTATTTTGATAACAACGCCACCACCCGGGTTGCACCCGAGGTGGTGCAGGCGATGGTGCCGTTTTTGAGCGAATACTGGGGCAACCCGTCCAGCGCGTACTCCTTTGGCAGCCTCGTGCATAAGCACGTCGAGGAGGCCCGCGCACAAGTGGCAGCGCTCATCAATGCCGATCCCAAGGAAGTCGTGTTCACCAGTTGCGGCACGGAGAGCAACAACGCCGCAATCCACAGCGCACTCATCACCCAGCCGGATAAGAAGCACGTCCTGACCACGGCAGTCGAGCACTCCGCCAACATCAATTTTGGCGAATACCTGCGCAAACGCGGTTACGATGTCACCTTCCTGCCGGTGGAATCCGATGGTTCGCTCGACTTGAACCAGTTGGAAAAATCCATCCGCCCAGACACCGCCATCGTCTCCGTCATGTACGCCAACAACGAGACCGGCGTGGTTTTCCCGATCGCGGAAATCGCGAAGATTTGCCAGCACAAGAAAGTGCTGTTCCATACGGATGCCGTGCAGACGCCCGGCAAACTCAAGCTCGACGTCAAGGAGCTGGGCGTGGACTTTCTATCTCTCTCGGCCCACAAACTGCATGCCCCCAAGGGCATTGGCCTGCTTTACGTGAAGCGGCGCATCAAGTTTCAACCGTACATCATTGGCGGGCATCAGGAGCGCGGCCGGCGCGGCGGCACGGAAAACGTGGCCAACATCATCGCCTTCGGGAAGGCGGCGGAATTGGCCATGGCTTCGCTGGAGGATGAGAACACCCGGGTGCGCGCTTTGCGGGACCGGTTGGAGCAGACCATCCTAGCCACCATTCCGCACACCTATCGCAACGGCCCCAAGGAACCGCGGCTGCCCAACACCACCAACATCGCGTTTGATTTTGTCGAAGCGGAAGCCGTGCTGATGCTGCTGGATCAAGCCGGCATTTGCGCTTCCAGCGGATCAGCCTGCACCACTGGTTCGCTCGATCCATCACACGTCCTGACCGCCATGGGGCTCAACCCGATGCGCGCGCGCGGCAGCGTGCGTTTCAGCCTGGGGGTCTATAATACGGCGGAAGACGTGGACTACCTGCTGCAACAACTGCCCAAGATCATCAAGAAGTTGCGCGACATTTCCCCGCTGAATCCAGAGCATCCGGACAACGAGCAGTACGATATCGGAGCCGCCCGGGTAAAGCACGAGTCCGACCTGGCTAAAGCGATCGGGGCCGAATAG
- the infC gene encoding translation initiation factor IF-3 yields MSRPFTPRNYSTAPQHRLNGKIRAREIRVIGVDNQQIGVHSLTDALRMAQNLGVDLVEIAAQAVPPVCRLVDYGKFRYEESKKQKKSSESARIQLKEIQLRPGIAENDYNTKITHAREFLEEGLPVKAVMRLRGREMRHPEIGQKLMEKLVADLAAFGRTDAAPKRVERNINVMLRPLPRQQRGKPAGSEREVNAAPTKPATPLPAPVATPPSTPEPNI; encoded by the coding sequence GTGAGTCGGCCTTTTACGCCGCGCAATTATTCCACCGCGCCCCAGCACAGGCTGAATGGTAAAATCCGTGCCCGGGAAATCCGGGTGATCGGTGTTGACAATCAGCAAATCGGTGTCCATTCCCTGACCGATGCGTTACGCATGGCGCAAAACCTAGGTGTGGACTTGGTGGAAATAGCGGCGCAAGCCGTGCCGCCGGTATGCCGCCTGGTGGATTACGGTAAATTTCGCTACGAAGAATCCAAGAAACAGAAAAAATCCAGCGAAAGTGCGCGCATCCAATTAAAGGAAATTCAACTTCGCCCCGGTATCGCGGAAAACGATTATAACACCAAGATTACGCATGCCCGTGAGTTCCTGGAGGAGGGCTTGCCGGTCAAGGCGGTAATGCGATTGCGCGGACGGGAAATGCGCCACCCGGAGATTGGCCAGAAGTTAATGGAAAAACTGGTCGCCGACTTGGCCGCCTTTGGTCGGACGGACGCCGCCCCCAAACGCGTGGAGCGCAACATTAATGTCATGCTGCGTCCACTGCCACGCCAGCAGCGCGGCAAACCTGCGGGTTCAGAGCGCGAGGTCAATGCGGCCCCAACCAAGCCCGCTACTCCCCTGCCCGCCCCGGTAGCTACCCCACCATCCACTCCAGAACCCAATATTTAA
- a CDS encoding TatD family hydrolase, translating to GHANSPFGLVARQGGTELGHPYTSMSHFYDTHAHLATPPFSQDLPQVLDRAQAAGITRIVCVATDLASSERVIQLAEQHDCLYAVVGWHPSDANAAPEDIRPTLRQMAVHPKVVALGETGLDYYHLPSKEKRGTLADDDQLKRNQARLFAQHLEVAVETGLNVVIHQRGPCFDEVLALFAPFAARLRSVFHCFAETPDNLQRILALGSLVSFTGILTYKNGQNIRDALTACPLDRFMLETDCPYLTPEPFRAQKIRRCEPAFTRETAMMAAQVKQCSLADLSAATCATAEQFFPKMNRAH from the coding sequence GGCCATGCGAATAGCCCGTTCGGCTTGGTCGCCAGGCAAGGCGGCACCGAACTAGGCCATCCATACACAAGCATGAGTCACTTTTACGATACACACGCGCACCTGGCCACTCCGCCCTTCAGCCAGGATTTACCACAAGTGCTCGACCGCGCCCAAGCGGCGGGCATCACGCGCATCGTCTGTGTGGCCACCGATCTGGCCAGCAGCGAACGGGTCATCCAACTGGCTGAGCAACATGATTGCCTTTACGCGGTGGTCGGTTGGCACCCCAGCGATGCCAACGCCGCCCCGGAGGATATTCGTCCCACCCTGCGCCAAATGGCCGTCCATCCCAAAGTGGTCGCCTTGGGCGAAACCGGCCTGGATTACTATCACCTGCCGAGCAAGGAAAAGCGGGGGACCCTGGCGGACGATGATCAGCTCAAGCGCAACCAGGCCCGCTTGTTCGCACAGCATTTGGAAGTGGCCGTCGAAACCGGGCTAAACGTGGTCATTCATCAGCGTGGCCCGTGCTTTGACGAAGTTCTGGCCTTGTTCGCCCCCTTCGCCGCCCGGCTGCGGAGCGTGTTTCATTGTTTTGCCGAGACTCCGGACAACCTGCAGCGCATCCTGGCCTTGGGTTCACTGGTCAGTTTCACTGGTATCCTCACTTATAAGAATGGCCAAAACATCCGGGACGCGCTCACTGCCTGTCCCCTCGACCGGTTCATGCTGGAAACGGACTGCCCTTATTTGACCCCCGAGCCGTTTCGCGCCCAGAAGATCCGCCGTTGCGAACCGGCCTTCACGCGGGAAACCGCCATGATGGCAGCCCAAGTCAAACAATGTTCGCTGGCGGATCTTTCCGCCGCGACCTGCGCCACCGCGGAGCAGTTCTTCCCGAAAATGAACCGCGCACATTGA
- the rpsU gene encoding 30S ribosomal protein S21, with translation MTEIILRKKEPVDKALRRLKKKLEREQTLVQYRNHRRYEKPSAKKRRKQKAARFTAMLKARHADD, from the coding sequence ATGACCGAAATCATACTACGCAAAAAAGAACCAGTAGATAAGGCGCTTCGCCGCCTCAAGAAGAAACTGGAACGGGAACAAACGCTGGTCCAGTACCGCAACCATCGGCGCTATGAGAAACCCAGCGCAAAGAAACGCCGCAAACAGAAGGCAGCCCGCTTCACGGCGATGTTGAAGGCGCGCCACGCGGATGATTAG